One region of Salvia miltiorrhiza cultivar Shanhuang (shh) chromosome 3, IMPLAD_Smil_shh, whole genome shotgun sequence genomic DNA includes:
- the LOC131014507 gene encoding transcription factor bHLH36-like isoform X2 produces the protein MFPNHHELGFGTPTTTSQGFQIGQDTDYNFLENNLISFSIGTNDTEVSRRKDLELHGKTKKESSSKKVMHRELERKRRQEMSHLYASLSSLLPHHQIKGKHGVCDQIQEAASHIKKMEKKIEELKIRRNKLNGDVETSNGIYNNVVINTVADGMEIIISHSSERSDLGLSRVLAELQWREFDVISSVSTRMKDRFVHKIQARDISNLDVLMLRDRLTEAIK, from the exons ATGTTTCCCAATCATCACGAGTTAGGTTTCGGAACCCCAACCACTACTTCTCAAGGATTCCAAATCGGCCAGGATACGGATTACAATTTCttggaaaataatttaattagtttCTCAATCGGCACCAACGACACAGAAGTGAGCAGAAGGAAAGATTTGGAGTTACATGGAAAAACGAAGAAGGAGAGCAGCAGCAAGAAGGTTATGCATCGAGAGTTGGAGAGGAAGAGGAGGCAAGAAATGTCACACCTTTATGCTTCTCTCAGCTCCCTTCTTCCTCATCATCAGATCAag GGAAAACACGGTGTTTGTGATCAAATACAAGAAGCTGCGAGTCACATAAAGAAGATGGAGAAGAAGATTGAAGAATTGAAAATTCGCAGAAACAAGTTGAACGGAGACGTGGAAACTTCGAATGGCATATATAATAATGTGGTAATAAACACAGTCGCGGATGGGATGGAGATTATCATTTCCCATAGCAGCGAAAGATCTGATTTAGGGCTATCACGAGTTCTTGCTGAGTTACAGTGGAGAGAGTTTGATGTGATTAGCAGTGTCTCGACCAGAATGAAGGACAGATTTGTCCACAAAATCCAG GCCCGGGATATCTCAAACCTTGATGTGTTGATGCTGCGAGATAGATTGACTGAGGCCATCAAGTAA
- the LOC131014507 gene encoding transcription factor bHLH36-like isoform X1 — translation MFPNHHELGFGTPTTTSQGFQIGQDTDYNFLENNLISFSIGTNDTEVSRRKDLELHGKTKKESSSKKVMHRELERKRRQEMSHLYASLSSLLPHHQIKGKHGVCDQIQEAASHIKKMEKKIEELKIRRNKLNGDVETSNGIYNNVVINTVADGMEIIISHSSERSDLGLSRVLAELQWREFDVISSVSTRMKDRFVHKIQVEARDISNLDVLMLRDRLTEAIK, via the exons ATGTTTCCCAATCATCACGAGTTAGGTTTCGGAACCCCAACCACTACTTCTCAAGGATTCCAAATCGGCCAGGATACGGATTACAATTTCttggaaaataatttaattagtttCTCAATCGGCACCAACGACACAGAAGTGAGCAGAAGGAAAGATTTGGAGTTACATGGAAAAACGAAGAAGGAGAGCAGCAGCAAGAAGGTTATGCATCGAGAGTTGGAGAGGAAGAGGAGGCAAGAAATGTCACACCTTTATGCTTCTCTCAGCTCCCTTCTTCCTCATCATCAGATCAag GGAAAACACGGTGTTTGTGATCAAATACAAGAAGCTGCGAGTCACATAAAGAAGATGGAGAAGAAGATTGAAGAATTGAAAATTCGCAGAAACAAGTTGAACGGAGACGTGGAAACTTCGAATGGCATATATAATAATGTGGTAATAAACACAGTCGCGGATGGGATGGAGATTATCATTTCCCATAGCAGCGAAAGATCTGATTTAGGGCTATCACGAGTTCTTGCTGAGTTACAGTGGAGAGAGTTTGATGTGATTAGCAGTGTCTCGACCAGAATGAAGGACAGATTTGTCCACAAAATCCAGGTTGAG GCCCGGGATATCTCAAACCTTGATGTGTTGATGCTGCGAGATAGATTGACTGAGGCCATCAAGTAA